A single region of the Actinoplanes sp. SE50/110 genome encodes:
- a CDS encoding VOC family protein, with protein MPASFNHTIIASRDRSASARFFRDLLEIPEAPSWGPFANLQLTDGVLLQFAEPPVEIQMQHYAFLLDDELFDRAYSRLVEQEIVHWADPQMRRPGEINNEHGGRGVYFKDPSGHAIELITRPYL; from the coding sequence TTGCCCGCTTCCTTCAACCACACCATCATCGCCAGCCGGGACCGCTCCGCGTCGGCGCGGTTCTTCCGCGACCTGCTGGAGATCCCGGAGGCCCCGTCCTGGGGCCCGTTCGCCAACCTTCAGCTCACCGACGGCGTGCTGCTGCAGTTCGCCGAGCCGCCGGTCGAGATCCAGATGCAGCACTACGCGTTCCTGCTCGACGACGAGCTGTTCGACCGGGCGTACTCCCGGCTCGTCGAGCAGGAGATCGTGCACTGGGCCGACCCGCAGATGCGGCGCCCCGGTGAGATCAACAACGAGCACGGCGGGCGCGGCGTCTACTTCAAGGACCCGTCCGGTCACGCCATCGAGCTGATCACCCGGCCCTACCTGTAG
- a CDS encoding HIT family protein: protein MDCLACATDARFDDPPPRERIAADPHWRVVHAFTSTLPGWLVLIPRRHVTAIADLTDDEAAALGTWQVRVSRALHAATRCAKTYVVQFAEQDGFGHVHFPIVPRMPDLPDDRRGPAVFRYLAKAPTQGLTEAERDELALTLRAHLDPAGS, encoded by the coding sequence GTGGATTGCCTCGCCTGCGCGACCGACGCCCGGTTCGACGACCCGCCGCCCCGCGAGCGGATCGCGGCCGACCCGCACTGGCGGGTGGTCCACGCCTTCACCAGCACGCTGCCCGGCTGGCTGGTGCTGATCCCCCGCCGCCACGTCACCGCGATCGCCGACCTGACCGACGACGAGGCGGCGGCTCTCGGCACGTGGCAGGTCCGGGTGTCCCGCGCCCTGCACGCCGCGACCCGCTGCGCGAAGACCTACGTGGTGCAGTTCGCGGAGCAGGACGGCTTCGGCCACGTCCACTTCCCCATCGTGCCCCGGATGCCGGACCTCCCGGACGACCGCCGCGGCCCCGCCGTCTTCCGGTATCTTGCCAAGGCTCCGACCCAGGGCCTCACCGAGGCGGAGCGCGACGAGCTGGCGCTGACGCTGCGCGCCCACCTGGACCCGGCCGGTTCCTGA
- a CDS encoding S41 family peptidase, whose protein sequence is MAIIVCVASAGCSHRSGPPQMSSAARAYLARALDLLQRNSIDAGAVDWPVLRAKAYEVAATAQTSTDTYEAIHRAVYLLHDAHTRFFTRTEANLAFDQATMSDGPPTGRILPGGYALLTVPAMSGNDQAVAAYMKGGVQAVHELDQDHPCGWVVDLRGNGGGNMWPMLTALAPLLIGPTLGYFVDASGKRSSWILRDGQLFVDGSPQLPQPDNYSLARPQPPVAILTDPLTASAAEATLIAFRGQANSRTFGQPTAGFPSANEAFALSDGAVLLITVANDADRTGHVYPNLVAIPPDQPVSHSKPGPSTPRGADPVIDAATQWLAGTPACR, encoded by the coding sequence ATGGCGATTATTGTGTGCGTGGCATCGGCGGGTTGTTCACACCGCTCCGGGCCGCCGCAGATGAGCTCGGCGGCTCGTGCCTACTTGGCGCGGGCCCTTGATCTGCTCCAGCGCAATTCGATTGACGCCGGCGCGGTCGACTGGCCGGTGCTTCGGGCTAAGGCCTACGAGGTGGCTGCCACGGCACAGACGAGCACCGACACCTACGAGGCGATCCACCGGGCGGTCTACCTGCTGCACGACGCGCACACCCGTTTCTTCACCCGGACCGAGGCCAACCTTGCGTTCGACCAGGCCACTATGTCGGACGGCCCACCCACCGGACGGATTCTGCCCGGCGGCTATGCCCTGTTGACGGTTCCCGCGATGAGCGGCAACGACCAAGCCGTGGCCGCCTACATGAAGGGCGGCGTTCAAGCCGTCCATGAGCTGGATCAGGACCACCCCTGCGGCTGGGTCGTCGACCTGCGCGGAAACGGGGGCGGGAACATGTGGCCGATGCTCACCGCGCTGGCGCCGCTACTCATCGGGCCCACTCTCGGCTACTTCGTCGACGCATCAGGTAAGCGCAGTTCGTGGATCCTGCGGGACGGCCAACTGTTCGTCGACGGCAGCCCACAGCTACCGCAACCCGACAACTATTCGTTGGCCCGACCGCAGCCACCGGTGGCGATCCTCACCGACCCACTCACCGCCAGCGCTGCAGAGGCCACACTCATCGCCTTCCGCGGACAGGCGAACAGCCGAACGTTCGGCCAACCGACCGCCGGATTTCCCTCAGCCAACGAGGCCTTCGCACTAAGCGACGGCGCCGTTCTTCTGATCACGGTTGCCAACGACGCCGACCGAACTGGCCACGTCTATCCCAACCTCGTCGCGATCCCACCAGATCAACCCGTGTCGCATTCAAAGCCGGGCCCCAGCACCCCGCGCGGAGCTGATCCGGTCATCGACGCCGCGACCCAATGGCTTGCCGGCACACCGGCCTGCCGGTAA
- a CDS encoding SMI1/KNR4 family protein → MGIGREKDCSLAGRSGSRFLIQEWGYPEIGVYFADRPSAGHDMIAFDYRDCGPRGEPRVVHVDQEVDYRITVLAPDFVSFLQALRPESDYGYD, encoded by the coding sequence ATGGGGATCGGACGGGAGAAGGACTGTTCCCTGGCTGGGCGCTCGGGCAGCCGGTTCCTCATCCAGGAGTGGGGCTATCCAGAGATCGGCGTGTACTTCGCTGACCGTCCTTCGGCCGGCCACGACATGATCGCGTTCGACTACCGGGACTGCGGCCCCCGGGGCGAACCGCGCGTTGTCCACGTGGATCAGGAGGTTGACTACCGGATCACCGTACTGGCGCCGGATTTCGTCAGCTTCCTCCAAGCGCTGCGGCCGGAGAGCGACTACGGCTATGACTGA
- a CDS encoding DUF4259 domain-containing protein — protein MGTWGAGPFDNDDAADLAGDLDDAPAHVRVEMIGAVLARVADPADDDSQLSDAPRVVAAAALIAAQCPGGAPVVSNYGPGTPMPQFPMYLRGLAINALDCLIAKPTWLADAWRESPNGPEWRRTVSDLRAVLDPPQQEALFAL, from the coding sequence ATGGGTACCTGGGGCGCTGGACCGTTCGACAACGACGACGCCGCGGACCTCGCTGGCGACCTTGACGACGCGCCGGCGCATGTCCGGGTCGAGATGATCGGTGCCGTCCTCGCACGCGTTGCCGACCCAGCCGACGACGACTCCCAGCTCTCGGACGCTCCACGCGTCGTCGCCGCAGCTGCCTTGATTGCAGCCCAGTGCCCAGGTGGTGCTCCCGTCGTCTCCAACTATGGCCCGGGCACGCCCATGCCGCAGTTCCCTATGTACCTGCGAGGCCTCGCCATCAACGCGTTGGACTGTTTGATCGCGAAACCGACATGGCTAGCAGATGCTTGGAGGGAGAGCCCGAACGGCCCCGAATGGCGCCGGACCGTTTCAGATCTCCGCGCCGTTCTGGACCCGCCTCAGCAGGAAGCACTCTTCGCACTTTGA
- a CDS encoding DUF4259 domain-containing protein yields MGTWDVGPFDNDTAADWCGDLDEAAPGQREALIRDALNRVAEHGDEYLDSDEAVEAIAAAAIVASQLPGGTAITTPYAPDFLLEGGRIEVPDDIPAIAVRALDRIVGDDSEWRELWAEAEESYPQALASVQAIRDTLERAIRR; encoded by the coding sequence ATGGGTACCTGGGACGTCGGGCCATTCGACAATGACACCGCCGCGGATTGGTGCGGTGATCTGGACGAGGCCGCCCCGGGGCAGCGAGAAGCGCTGATCCGCGATGCGTTGAATAGGGTCGCCGAGCACGGCGACGAGTATCTCGACAGCGACGAGGCAGTGGAGGCGATCGCCGCCGCGGCCATCGTCGCATCTCAACTGCCGGGCGGGACGGCGATTACGACCCCCTACGCACCCGACTTCCTGCTGGAGGGCGGCCGGATCGAGGTACCCGACGATATCCCCGCCATCGCAGTACGAGCTTTGGATCGGATCGTCGGGGACGACTCGGAGTGGCGTGAGCTGTGGGCGGAGGCTGAGGAGTCGTATCCGCAGGCGCTCGCCTCGGTGCAAGCCATCCGCGACACTCTCGAACGGGCGATTCGCCGCTGA
- a CDS encoding bifunctional 2-polyprenyl-6-hydroxyphenol methylase/3-demethylubiquinol 3-O-methyltransferase UbiG: MTVPDPTDTRRYAAQSLAAGDATGWFERLYRDARAGRAVVPWDVAAASVSLREFPLPPGDGRAALVVGCGPGRDAEHLAALGYAVTAFDISATAIDLARQRHPGSSVDYRVADLLDPPASWRRAFALVLESNNVQALPAQIRARAIGAVGGFVADGGTLLVLAAAATDDPAAGPPWPLSRAEIGAFAAPGLREVSVEELATPGSRLPARWRAVFTR, translated from the coding sequence GTGACCGTTCCTGATCCGACCGACACGCGGCGGTACGCGGCGCAGTCGCTCGCCGCGGGCGATGCGACGGGCTGGTTCGAGCGGCTCTACCGCGACGCCCGTGCCGGCCGGGCGGTCGTGCCCTGGGACGTCGCGGCGGCGAGCGTGAGCCTGCGCGAGTTCCCGCTGCCACCCGGTGACGGCCGAGCCGCCCTGGTGGTCGGCTGCGGTCCGGGGCGCGACGCGGAACACCTGGCCGCGCTCGGCTACGCGGTGACCGCTTTCGACATCTCGGCGACGGCGATCGACCTGGCCCGGCAGCGGCATCCGGGGTCGTCGGTCGACTACCGGGTGGCCGACCTGCTCGACCCGCCGGCCTCCTGGCGGCGGGCTTTCGCGCTGGTGCTGGAGAGCAACAACGTGCAGGCACTGCCCGCGCAGATCCGGGCGCGGGCGATCGGTGCGGTGGGCGGGTTCGTGGCCGACGGCGGGACGCTGCTGGTCCTGGCCGCGGCGGCCACCGACGACCCGGCCGCGGGGCCGCCCTGGCCGCTGAGCCGGGCGGAGATCGGCGCCTTCGCTGCGCCGGGCCTGCGCGAGGTCTCGGTCGAGGAGCTGGCCACGCCGGGGTCGCGGTTGCCGGCCCGCTGGCGGGCCGTCTTCACGCGGTGA
- a CDS encoding peptide deformylase: MTIRPIRLYGDPVLRTPADPVTDFDASLREIVRDLEDTVREPGRAGVAGPQIGVGLRVFSYNVAGQVGHLINPVLSDFDGEQEDDEACLSLPGLGYSTKRAMSVTARGFDQHGEPLVIHGTGFLARALQHETDHLDGRLYIDTLTGDTRRQALRELRRVVPR, translated from the coding sequence ATGACGATCCGGCCGATTCGGCTCTATGGTGACCCGGTCCTGCGCACCCCTGCCGACCCGGTCACCGACTTCGACGCCAGCCTGCGCGAGATCGTGCGGGACCTCGAGGACACCGTCCGGGAACCGGGACGGGCCGGGGTCGCCGGGCCGCAGATCGGGGTCGGGCTGCGGGTGTTCTCCTACAACGTCGCCGGGCAGGTCGGACACCTGATCAACCCGGTGCTCAGCGACTTCGACGGGGAGCAGGAGGACGACGAGGCGTGCCTGTCGCTGCCCGGCCTCGGATACTCCACGAAACGGGCCATGTCGGTCACCGCACGCGGCTTCGACCAGCACGGGGAGCCGCTGGTGATCCACGGGACCGGGTTCCTCGCGCGGGCACTGCAGCACGAGACCGATCACCTCGACGGCCGCCTCTACATCGACACGCTGACCGGCGACACCCGCCGCCAGGCGCTGCGCGAGCTGCGCCGGGTCGTCCCGCGGTGA
- a CDS encoding AAA family ATPase, which yields MAAVGHDLRGRLMPALNYPAGALLIVAGVPGAGKTTLLQRLLPHPGVRLLDSGQAREELRPYLGAVPYRYWRPVVHAAHYVRLYRALRQPGAIVVHESGTRRWATRLITAAARRAGRRTHLLLLDVDPAQARAGQVARNRKVRRSSFAGHCRNWQRLLRSVADPADRIHRDTATITIIDRPLAAGLTAIRFDGLHIVPAARALRRAA from the coding sequence ATGGCAGCCGTCGGACACGACCTGCGCGGACGTCTGATGCCCGCGCTCAACTATCCGGCCGGGGCGCTGCTGATCGTCGCCGGAGTGCCCGGGGCCGGCAAAACCACCCTGCTCCAGCGGCTCCTCCCGCACCCGGGTGTCCGGCTGCTCGACTCCGGCCAGGCCCGCGAGGAGTTGCGGCCCTACCTCGGCGCGGTGCCGTACCGGTACTGGCGACCCGTCGTGCACGCGGCCCACTACGTGCGGCTGTACCGGGCGCTGCGACAGCCCGGGGCCATCGTGGTGCACGAATCCGGCACCCGCCGCTGGGCTACCAGGCTGATCACCGCCGCGGCCCGCCGGGCCGGCCGGCGCACCCACCTGCTGTTGCTCGACGTCGACCCGGCGCAGGCGCGGGCCGGGCAGGTGGCCCGCAACCGGAAGGTGCGGCGGTCGTCGTTCGCCGGGCACTGCCGGAACTGGCAGCGGCTGCTGCGATCGGTGGCCGACCCGGCCGATCGGATCCACCGGGACACCGCCACCATCACCATCATCGACCGGCCGCTGGCGGCCGGGCTGACCGCGATCCGGTTCGACGGGCTGCACATCGTTCCCGCGGCGCGGGCTCTGCGTCGCGCGGCCTAG
- a CDS encoding sigma-70 family RNA polymerase sigma factor, with amino-acid sequence MLDALDPPAAVEFTRFARDTRQRLHGSAFQLCRDWHLAQDLTQATLTKLFLSWERAADSDNLSAYAQKILFRTYVDHRRRRASTEAAIGELSEPAYSIDPDLRITVLAALGRLPARDRAIVLLRYFADHSVEQVAAELDVPITVVKSQTRRSLIKLKHMLVGDRQALLAA; translated from the coding sequence ATGCTCGATGCCCTCGACCCGCCCGCCGCGGTGGAGTTCACCCGTTTCGCGCGGGACACCCGGCAGCGCCTGCACGGCAGCGCCTTCCAGCTCTGCCGCGACTGGCACCTGGCGCAGGACCTGACCCAGGCCACGCTGACCAAGCTGTTTCTGAGCTGGGAGCGGGCCGCGGACAGCGACAACCTTTCGGCGTACGCGCAGAAGATCCTCTTTCGCACGTACGTCGATCATCGCCGGCGCCGCGCCTCGACCGAGGCGGCCATCGGCGAGCTGAGTGAGCCGGCCTACTCGATCGACCCGGACCTGCGGATCACCGTGCTCGCCGCGCTCGGCCGGCTGCCCGCCCGGGACCGCGCCATCGTGCTGCTGCGCTACTTCGCCGACCACAGTGTCGAGCAGGTGGCCGCCGAGCTGGACGTGCCGATCACCGTCGTGAAGAGCCAGACCCGGCGCTCGCTGATCAAGCTCAAGCACATGCTCGTCGGTGACCGTCAGGCTCTGCTTGCCGCGTGA
- a CDS encoding chorismate-binding protein → MVHAETPRDHSSPPPPGAPPAAPTTCTARHHALRSFSWHRGDSGDPAELVTGFLADNGLPVRNLGRTDDKDRTIGHGAICGASLYVSADAGSVMINATPGGPSPIPVVPDVYAVVWVHASVAPPGSTGDWELGSWHESWTTDEHARAVQDVRDAIGRGDVYQVNVVGHAAAAYTGNPQAALRRVAALPGARYGGILADDRAGWAIATASPETLVEVRDGRVVTRPIKGTRPATAAGRRELLASAKERAEHIMIVDLERNDLARLPGTGPVRVDELFAVRRWCGLWQAESVVSAPLTGDVGLADLLRAVCPGGSVTGAPKIAALARIAALEPVGRGVSMGALGWIGHDHLDLGLSIRTVAVDGRRVHAWAGGGITADSDPEAEVAEAAAKAAPLRAALAGTVTATA, encoded by the coding sequence ATGGTCCACGCTGAGACCCCTCGCGACCACTCTTCGCCACCTCCTCCCGGTGCTCCGCCGGCGGCGCCGACCACCTGCACCGCCCGTCACCATGCGTTACGTTCCTTTTCGTGGCACCGGGGTGATTCCGGTGACCCTGCCGAGCTTGTGACCGGGTTCCTGGCCGACAACGGACTGCCGGTGCGAAACCTCGGCCGAACGGATGACAAAGACAGGACTATCGGCCATGGCGCTATCTGCGGAGCGTCGCTCTACGTGTCGGCTGATGCCGGATCCGTAATGATCAACGCCACTCCCGGCGGCCCCAGTCCGATCCCCGTGGTACCGGACGTGTACGCCGTCGTCTGGGTACACGCCAGCGTGGCCCCGCCCGGTTCAACCGGAGACTGGGAACTCGGTTCCTGGCACGAAAGCTGGACCACCGACGAGCACGCCCGGGCCGTCCAGGACGTGCGTGACGCGATCGGCCGCGGTGACGTCTACCAGGTCAACGTGGTGGGGCACGCGGCCGCGGCGTACACCGGAAATCCGCAGGCGGCCCTGCGCCGCGTCGCCGCCCTGCCCGGCGCCCGCTACGGCGGGATCCTCGCCGACGACCGGGCCGGCTGGGCGATCGCCACCGCCTCCCCGGAGACCCTGGTCGAGGTGCGCGACGGGCGCGTCGTCACCCGGCCGATCAAGGGCACCCGGCCGGCCACCGCGGCCGGCCGCCGGGAACTGCTCGCCTCGGCCAAGGAGCGCGCCGAGCACATCATGATCGTCGACCTGGAACGCAACGACCTCGCCCGGCTCCCCGGCACCGGTCCGGTCCGCGTCGACGAACTGTTCGCGGTCCGCCGATGGTGCGGACTCTGGCAGGCCGAATCGGTCGTCTCCGCGCCCCTGACGGGTGACGTCGGACTCGCCGACCTGCTCCGCGCGGTCTGCCCCGGCGGCAGTGTCACCGGCGCCCCCAAGATCGCCGCGTTGGCCCGGATCGCCGCCCTGGAGCCGGTCGGCCGCGGGGTCAGCATGGGCGCCCTCGGCTGGATCGGGCACGACCACCTCGACCTGGGGCTGAGCATCCGCACCGTGGCGGTCGACGGCCGGCGGGTGCACGCCTGGGCCGGTGGCGGGATCACCGCGGACAGCGATCCGGAAGCCGAGGTCGCCGAGGCCGCCGCGAAAGCCGCACCGCTGCGTGCCGCCCTCGCCGGGACGGTCACCGCCACCGCATAG
- a CDS encoding DUF5999 family protein produces the protein MCQHLNQCPPADAIDREAARTVATFCEQGWSLLCNGVIVFEDTGELLPDGTTIEPHRGPARHALAA, from the coding sequence ATGTGCCAGCACCTGAATCAATGTCCGCCCGCCGACGCTATCGACCGGGAGGCGGCCCGTACCGTGGCGACCTTCTGCGAACAGGGCTGGAGCCTGCTCTGCAACGGCGTCATCGTCTTCGAGGACACCGGCGAGCTGCTGCCGGACGGCACGACGATCGAGCCGCACCGCGGTCCGGCCCGCCACGCCCTCGCGGCGTAA
- the gcvP gene encoding aminomethyl-transferring glycine dehydrogenase yields the protein MTSSFTHRHIGPQADEQAAMLKAVGYASLDELMDAAIPESIRFRGDLDLPSGASEEETIAELRSIAARNTVATPMIGLGYYGTHTPAVIKRNVLENPAWYTAYTPYQPEISQGRLEALLNFQTMVTDLTGLTTANASMLDEATAVAEAMTLARRSCRSKSPVYVVDADTLPQTLAVLRTRAEPLGIEVRLIDLDAGADLPDEFFGLHLQYPGASGAVRDHAALVEAAHAKGALVTVAADLLALTLLRAPGEIGADIAAGTTQRFGVPLGFGGPHAGYLAVRAGLERSLPGRLVGVSKDADGAPAYRLALQTREQHIRREKATSNICTAQVLLAVMASMYAVYHGPAGLRAIAQRTHGHALTLAGSLSAAGVEVAHRAFFDTVTAVVPGRAAAIVAAAAEQGVDLRLVDADRVSVATDETTTAAHVATVLAAFGVPVAEAAECGAKALARTGDYLHHPVFNTHHSETGMLRYLRKLSDRDYALDRGMIPLGSCTMKLNATTEMEAVTWPEFANIHPFAPASQTEGYEDLVAQLERWLAEITGYDAVSVQPNAGSQGELAGLLAIRGYHRSRGSLGRDVCLIPSSAHGTNAASAVMAGMRVVVVACDENGNVDLTDLAAKIEKHRDALAAIMVTYPSTHGVYETGIAELCERVHEAGGQVYVDGANLNALVGFAKPGRFGADVSHLNLHKTFCIPHGGGGPGVGPVAVRAHLAEFLPGNPLEQGDHHAVSAAAHGSAGILPISWAYVRMMGPDGLAQATATAVLAANYVASRLREHFPVLYAGENGLVAHECILDLRPITKATGVSVDDVAKRLIDYGFHAPTMSFPVAGTLMVEPTESEDLAELDRFCAALIAIKAEIDQVAAGTWPRDDNPLANAPHTASAVTADEWSHPYPRSVAGFPEGVDRTAKYWPPVRRIDGAYGDRNLVCSCPSPEAFES from the coding sequence ATGACCTCGTCATTCACGCACCGCCACATCGGCCCGCAGGCCGACGAGCAGGCGGCGATGCTCAAAGCCGTCGGGTACGCGTCGCTCGACGAGCTGATGGATGCCGCGATCCCCGAGTCGATCCGGTTCCGTGGCGACCTGGACCTGCCCTCCGGTGCCTCCGAGGAGGAGACGATCGCCGAGCTGCGGTCGATCGCGGCCCGCAACACCGTGGCCACCCCGATGATCGGCCTCGGCTACTACGGCACCCACACGCCCGCGGTGATCAAGCGGAACGTCCTGGAGAACCCGGCGTGGTACACCGCGTACACCCCGTATCAGCCGGAGATCAGCCAGGGCCGCCTCGAGGCGCTGCTCAACTTCCAGACCATGGTCACCGACCTGACCGGGCTGACCACCGCGAACGCCTCGATGCTCGACGAGGCCACGGCGGTCGCGGAGGCGATGACGCTCGCGCGCCGCTCCTGCCGCAGCAAGAGCCCGGTGTACGTCGTGGACGCCGACACCCTCCCGCAGACGCTCGCCGTGCTGCGCACCCGGGCCGAACCGCTCGGGATCGAGGTGCGGCTCATCGACCTGGACGCCGGCGCCGACCTGCCCGACGAGTTCTTCGGCCTGCACCTGCAGTACCCGGGTGCGTCCGGCGCGGTCCGTGACCACGCCGCCCTGGTCGAGGCGGCGCACGCCAAGGGCGCCCTGGTCACCGTCGCCGCCGACCTGCTCGCGCTGACCCTGCTGCGTGCCCCCGGTGAGATCGGGGCGGACATCGCGGCCGGCACCACGCAGCGTTTCGGGGTGCCGCTGGGCTTCGGCGGCCCGCACGCCGGCTATCTGGCGGTGCGCGCCGGCCTGGAGCGCAGCCTGCCCGGCCGCCTGGTCGGGGTGTCCAAGGACGCCGACGGGGCGCCGGCGTACCGGCTCGCGCTGCAGACCCGGGAGCAGCACATCCGCCGGGAGAAGGCGACCAGCAACATCTGCACCGCGCAGGTGCTGCTCGCGGTGATGGCCAGCATGTACGCGGTGTACCACGGCCCGGCCGGGCTGCGCGCGATCGCCCAGCGGACGCACGGGCACGCGCTGACCCTGGCCGGCAGCCTGAGCGCGGCCGGCGTCGAGGTCGCCCACCGGGCGTTCTTCGACACGGTCACCGCGGTGGTGCCGGGCCGGGCCGCGGCGATCGTCGCGGCCGCCGCCGAGCAGGGCGTGGACCTGCGCCTGGTGGACGCCGACCGGGTGTCGGTCGCGACCGACGAGACGACCACGGCGGCGCACGTCGCCACCGTGCTGGCCGCGTTCGGAGTGCCGGTGGCCGAGGCCGCCGAGTGCGGTGCGAAGGCCCTGGCCCGCACCGGCGACTACCTGCACCACCCGGTGTTCAACACCCACCACTCGGAGACCGGCATGCTGCGCTACCTGCGCAAGCTGTCCGACCGGGACTACGCGCTGGACCGCGGCATGATCCCGCTGGGCTCCTGCACGATGAAGCTGAACGCCACCACCGAGATGGAGGCGGTCACCTGGCCGGAGTTCGCCAACATCCACCCGTTCGCGCCGGCGTCGCAGACCGAGGGCTACGAGGACCTCGTCGCCCAGCTGGAACGCTGGCTCGCCGAGATCACCGGGTACGACGCGGTCAGCGTCCAGCCGAACGCCGGCTCGCAGGGTGAGCTGGCCGGTCTGCTGGCGATCCGCGGCTACCACCGCTCGCGCGGCTCGCTGGGGCGCGACGTCTGCCTGATCCCGTCGTCGGCGCACGGCACCAACGCGGCCAGCGCCGTGATGGCCGGCATGCGGGTGGTCGTGGTGGCCTGCGACGAGAACGGCAACGTCGACCTGACCGACCTGGCCGCCAAGATCGAGAAGCACCGGGACGCGCTGGCCGCGATCATGGTGACCTACCCGTCGACCCACGGCGTCTACGAGACCGGCATCGCCGAGCTCTGCGAGCGGGTGCACGAGGCCGGCGGCCAGGTGTACGTCGACGGTGCCAACCTGAACGCGCTGGTCGGCTTCGCCAAGCCGGGCAGGTTCGGCGCCGACGTGTCGCACCTGAACCTGCACAAGACGTTCTGCATCCCGCACGGCGGTGGTGGCCCCGGCGTCGGCCCGGTCGCGGTCCGCGCGCATCTGGCCGAGTTCCTGCCCGGGAACCCCCTGGAGCAGGGCGACCACCACGCGGTCTCGGCCGCCGCGCACGGCTCGGCCGGCATCCTGCCGATCTCCTGGGCGTACGTGCGGATGATGGGCCCGGACGGCCTGGCCCAGGCCACCGCCACCGCGGTCCTGGCGGCCAACTACGTGGCGAGCCGGCTGCGCGAGCACTTCCCGGTGCTGTACGCCGGGGAGAACGGTCTGGTCGCCCACGAGTGCATCCTCGACCTGCGGCCGATCACCAAGGCCACCGGGGTCAGCGTCGACGACGTGGCGAAGCGGCTGATCGACTACGGCTTCCACGCGCCGACCATGTCGTTCCCGGTTGCCGGCACCCTGATGGTGGAGCCGACCGAGAGCGAGGACCTGGCCGAACTGGACCGGTTCTGCGCCGCGCTGATCGCGATCAAGGCGGAGATCGACCAGGTGGCCGCGGGGACCTGGCCGCGGGACGACAATCCGCTGGCGAACGCGCCGCACACCGCCTCCGCGGTGACCGCGGACGAGTGGTCGCACCCGTACCCGCGTTCGGTGGCCGGTTTCCCGGAGGGCGTCGACCGGACGGCGAAATACTGGCCGCCGGTACGCCGCATCGACGGGGCGTACGGGGACCGGAACCTGGTCTGCTCATGCCCCTCGCCGGAGGCGTTCGAGAGCTGA
- the mgrA gene encoding L-glyceraldehyde 3-phosphate reductase has translation MTYRRAGRSGLRLPAISLGLWHNFGDGRPADRQRDIVRRAFDLGVTHFDLANNYGPPPGSAETNFGRILAADFRHHRDEMIISSKAGYAMWDGPYGDFGSRKYLISSLDQSLRRLGVDYVDVFYHHRPDPETPLEETMSALDRIVRSGKALYVGLSNYKAEQTARAAAILRDLGTPLLIHQPSYSILNRWIEHDNLLDTLEEVGAGCIAFSPLQQGLLTDRYLNGIPDDSRIRTSVFLDEDALDAKTLGRLHALDDIAQRRGQSLAQLALAWALRDPRMTSLIIGASSVRQLEDNIAALTNPVLSEAELGEIDATVLDL, from the coding sequence ATGACGTACCGCCGCGCCGGCCGCAGCGGCCTCAGACTCCCCGCCATCTCGCTGGGCCTGTGGCACAACTTCGGTGACGGCCGCCCCGCCGACCGCCAGCGCGACATCGTCCGCCGTGCCTTCGACCTCGGGGTCACCCACTTCGACCTGGCCAACAACTACGGTCCGCCGCCGGGCAGCGCGGAGACCAACTTCGGCCGCATCCTGGCCGCCGACTTCCGCCACCACCGCGACGAGATGATCATCTCGTCGAAGGCCGGCTACGCCATGTGGGACGGCCCGTACGGTGACTTCGGCTCGCGCAAGTACCTGATCAGCTCGCTCGACCAGTCGTTGCGGCGGCTCGGCGTCGACTACGTCGACGTCTTCTACCACCACCGGCCCGACCCGGAGACGCCGCTGGAGGAGACCATGTCCGCGCTGGACCGGATCGTCAGATCCGGCAAGGCGTTGTACGTCGGTCTCAGCAACTACAAGGCCGAGCAGACCGCCCGGGCCGCGGCGATCCTGCGCGATCTCGGCACGCCCCTGCTGATCCACCAGCCGTCGTACTCGATCCTGAACCGCTGGATCGAACACGACAACCTGCTCGACACCCTCGAGGAGGTGGGCGCCGGCTGCATCGCGTTCAGCCCGCTGCAGCAGGGCCTGCTCACCGACCGGTACCTCAACGGCATCCCGGACGACTCCCGGATCCGCACCAGCGTGTTCCTCGACGAGGACGCCCTGGACGCCAAGACTCTCGGCCGGCTGCACGCGCTCGACGACATCGCCCAGCGGCGCGGCCAGTCGCTCGCCCAGCTGGCCCTGGCCTGGGCGCTGCGCGACCCGCGGATGACCAGCCTGATCATCGGCGCGTCCAGCGTGCGGCAGCTGGAGGACAACATCGCCGCGCTGACCAACCCGGTGCTCTCCGAGGCCGAGCTGGGCGAGATCGACGCCACCGTCCTCGACCTGTAA